Proteins from a single region of Crocosphaera sp. UHCC 0190:
- a CDS encoding MFS transporter: MSILTTFQRLNPKQQRSLLLLLGTGCFFWISLTTLLPTLPTYLADLGGTKAQIGLVMGSFAIGLLCSRTWLGHLADTHSRKIVLYIGIFVAGIAPFGYWLIPSVFPLIAVRAVHGISIAAFTTGYSALVVDLSPAKYRGELIGYMSLVAPIGMGIGPALGGFLQESYGYGPLFLTSASFGFFGLLLVGWIPETPRYHEAHQEVSLSVRSQRSFRELLASRSLMIPALILLLIGLLFGILVTFLPLFLRETNLGLSAGLFYTVAAIASFSARILSGQASDRYGRGLFITGSLFCYFLSMLFLTQAKGPEGLLLAAIFEGMGGGILIPMIIALISDRSFSQERGRVYSVCLSGFDVGIAIAGPVIGSLGSFLSYPTIFTLSSSLAVIAIILFMSQSNKSWKTSLSFALGKERDLYAVDG; the protein is encoded by the coding sequence GTGAGCATTTTGACAACGTTTCAACGTCTCAATCCTAAACAACAGCGTAGTCTATTGTTGTTACTAGGGACAGGTTGTTTCTTTTGGATCAGCCTCACGACTCTGCTACCAACTTTACCCACCTATCTTGCTGATCTCGGTGGCACAAAGGCGCAGATCGGCTTAGTGATGGGAAGTTTTGCCATTGGGTTATTATGCTCTCGGACTTGGTTAGGACATTTAGCAGATACCCACAGTCGCAAAATTGTCCTCTACATTGGGATCTTTGTTGCTGGTATTGCTCCCTTTGGTTATTGGCTGATTCCGTCGGTTTTTCCCTTAATTGCGGTTCGTGCTGTTCATGGGATTAGCATTGCTGCTTTTACGACGGGTTATAGTGCGTTGGTGGTAGATTTATCTCCAGCCAAATATCGGGGGGAACTCATTGGTTATATGAGTTTAGTGGCACCGATTGGTATGGGTATTGGCCCTGCTTTAGGCGGATTTTTACAGGAATCTTACGGCTATGGCCCCTTATTCCTTACTTCTGCGAGTTTTGGGTTTTTCGGCTTATTATTAGTGGGTTGGATTCCAGAAACCCCTCGTTATCACGAAGCTCACCAAGAGGTATCCCTATCAGTGCGATCGCAGCGCAGTTTCAGGGAACTTTTAGCCAGTCGTTCGCTGATGATTCCTGCGTTGATTTTATTACTTATTGGCCTCTTATTTGGTATTTTGGTCACTTTTTTACCTCTGTTTTTACGAGAGACGAATTTAGGGTTAAGTGCTGGTTTATTCTACACTGTGGCAGCGATCGCCAGTTTTTCGGCTCGCATTTTATCTGGACAAGCGTCTGATCGCTATGGTAGGGGTTTATTTATTACAGGCAGTTTATTTTGTTATTTTTTGTCCATGCTTTTCTTAACTCAAGCGAAGGGGCCAGAAGGTTTACTGTTAGCGGCCATTTTTGAAGGAATGGGAGGGGGAATTTTAATTCCGATGATTATTGCTTTAATCTCAGATCGGTCTTTCTCTCAAGAAAGGGGTCGGGTTTACTCGGTTTGTCTGAGCGGGTTTGATGTGGGAATTGCGATCGCCGGCCCTGTAATTGGGTCTTTAGGCAGTTTTCTCAGTTATCCCACTATCTTTACTTTAAGTAGTAGTTTAGCCGTGATCGCTATTATTTTATTTATGAGTCAATCTAATAAAAGTTGGAAAACTTCTTTGAGTTTTGCCCTGGGAAAAGAAAGAGATTTGTATGCAGTGGATGGATAA
- a CDS encoding transposase — protein MLTLNYSYRIYPDSEQEALLDEWLETCRRSYNYALRELKDWIASRKCPIDRCSLESEYIMAADYPFPSYHQQQNQLPKAKKVFPSLGKVPSQVLQTNVKRLHDAWDFFRNRGFGFPRFKKYGQMKSLLFPQFRSNPLTGWQINLPKLGKVQINLHRPIPDGFVIKQVRVLKKAKGWFAIISIQSDMSLPEIETPFGHPLGLDVGITKIVATSDGFIEKGRKFFRTEQRKLKLLQHRLSKKNKHSNNYDKARKKVEKQHNHIAFKRKDYHYKLAHQICDMGDSIFMEDIDFRIMAKGFLSKHTLDAGFGQFRDLLKYVCKIRGKYFGLVDHRGTSQTCPNCRSSSRKTLADRIHDCPECQYQCDRDVASAQEICNRGIETTTLGLRGKETVCQVEVSGVISLDNWRRGATAVLGFPQVEQVACSIPLWAEISQCELGSPPCTA, from the coding sequence ATGTTGACTTTGAACTACTCGTACCGAATTTATCCTGATAGCGAACAAGAGGCATTGTTAGATGAATGGCTAGAAACTTGTCGCCGTTCTTATAACTATGCTTTGCGAGAACTAAAAGATTGGATTGCTTCTAGGAAGTGTCCAATAGATCGGTGTAGTTTAGAGTCGGAATACATCATGGCTGCTGATTACCCATTTCCGAGTTATCATCAGCAACAAAACCAATTGCCGAAAGCCAAGAAAGTATTTCCCTCCTTGGGGAAAGTTCCCAGTCAAGTCTTACAAACTAATGTAAAAAGACTTCATGATGCTTGGGATTTTTTCCGTAATAGAGGGTTTGGTTTTCCGAGGTTCAAGAAATACGGACAAATGAAGTCTTTATTATTTCCTCAATTTAGAAGCAATCCTTTGACTGGGTGGCAAATAAATTTACCAAAATTGGGAAAAGTTCAGATAAATCTTCATCGTCCTATTCCTGATGGATTTGTTATCAAACAGGTACGAGTTCTCAAAAAAGCGAAGGGATGGTTTGCTATTATTAGCATTCAATCCGATATGTCTTTACCTGAAATTGAGACTCCTTTTGGACATCCGTTAGGTTTGGATGTCGGCATAACTAAAATTGTTGCTACTTCTGATGGCTTTATTGAGAAAGGGCGTAAATTCTTTAGAACCGAGCAACGTAAGCTTAAATTGCTACAACATCGATTGTCTAAGAAAAATAAGCATTCTAACAATTACGATAAAGCCAGAAAAAAAGTAGAAAAACAACATAATCATATTGCCTTCAAACGCAAAGATTACCATTACAAATTGGCCCATCAAATCTGTGATATGGGAGACAGTATTTTCATGGAAGATATTGATTTCCGTATTATGGCTAAAGGCTTTTTGAGCAAACATACTCTTGATGCAGGTTTTGGGCAATTCAGAGATCTTTTGAAATATGTCTGCAAAATAAGAGGCAAGTATTTTGGACTGGTTGACCATCGGGGTACTAGCCAAACTTGTCCTAATTGCAGGTCATCGTCACGGAAAACCCTTGCTGATAGAATTCATGATTGTCCTGAATGCCAGTATCAATGCGATAGAGATGTGGCCTCTGCCCAAGAAATTTGTAATCGAGGCATAGAAACTACTACCCTGGGACTCAGGGGAAAGGAAACCGTCTGTCAAGTCGAGGTGTCGGGGGTGATAAGCCTAGATAACTGGCGTAGAGGAGCCACTGCGGTCTTGGGGTTTCCCCAAGTAGAGCAAGTGGCGTGTTCTATACCTCTGTGGGCAGAAATATCTCAATGTGAATTGGGAAGCCCACCCTGTACCGCCTAA
- a CDS encoding ETX/MTX2 family pore-forming toxin has protein sequence MLVTNNNLLSNLNVNDMIERTKTVGGNGGSAFVTQANETQQHSIQWISVYAEKKIIRGLKIWYDGGDHSRVDDPLTLGTPAGKETRFRLGGKPIDFCTLYHSDFRGGRLGGIILRLNDGSTLQAGDLNGRATTLSLGQYGIRNTVLVGLFGRKGKDIDQLGLIVKNDITQLNIEHIDYNLVPTSETNLKVESLDFIRIDNKSDIPQTSSITHTRSVNASNNWSHNVGAKVGVSTSIKTGIPFIAEGKVDVSLEASYNYTWGGTLETSDSFEYTATATVPPHSEIEAQVLVTQTKFDLTYTAQASATWANGMTMSGVIHGTYEGIHSHDVQIDYSIPKTDSSQKRVAPLDASLEFSQIAA, from the coding sequence ATGCTAGTTACCAACAATAATTTACTCTCTAACCTCAATGTTAACGATATGATTGAGCGAACCAAAACAGTCGGGGGAAATGGTGGGAGTGCTTTCGTTACTCAAGCAAATGAAACACAACAACATAGTATTCAATGGATCTCTGTTTATGCTGAGAAAAAAATTATCCGTGGTCTAAAAATTTGGTATGACGGCGGCGATCATAGTCGGGTTGATGATCCCCTAACTTTGGGAACCCCTGCGGGTAAAGAAACACGCTTCCGTCTTGGCGGTAAACCGATTGATTTTTGTACCCTTTATCATAGTGATTTCCGAGGAGGAAGACTAGGGGGAATTATATTACGCTTAAATGACGGTTCCACCTTACAAGCAGGAGATCTTAATGGTCGTGCAACGACTTTATCCTTGGGACAATATGGAATCAGAAATACTGTTTTAGTGGGTTTATTTGGTCGTAAAGGGAAGGATATTGATCAACTAGGATTGATTGTAAAAAATGATATAACTCAATTAAATATTGAGCATATTGACTATAATTTAGTCCCCACCAGTGAAACCAATTTAAAGGTCGAATCCTTAGATTTTATTCGGATTGATAATAAATCTGATATCCCACAGACTAGCTCAATTACTCATACTCGTTCAGTGAATGCTAGTAATAATTGGTCTCATAATGTTGGGGCAAAAGTTGGGGTATCAACTAGCATTAAAACAGGGATTCCCTTTATTGCGGAAGGAAAGGTTGATGTATCTCTTGAAGCTTCCTATAATTACACTTGGGGGGGAACCTTAGAAACTTCAGATTCTTTTGAATATACAGCAACGGCGACTGTACCACCTCATAGTGAAATTGAGGCTCAAGTATTAGTGACACAAACCAAGTTTGATTTAACCTACACAGCACAAGCATCAGCAACCTGGGCCAATGGAATGACCATGAGTGGTGTGATTCACGGAACCTATGAAGGGATTCATTCCCATGACGTTCAAATCGATTATTCCATCCCCAAAACAGACTCATCTCAAAAGCGAGTTGCTCCTCTTGATGCTTCCTTAGAGTTTAGTCAGATCGCCGCTTAA
- a CDS encoding metal ABC transporter solute-binding protein, Zn/Mn family, protein MKLLPQKPFKLPVASLVWVILLGLAITGCQGQKFQEIAETAKPKVVSTSTIIADLVEQIGKQEVDSQGILQPGADPHVYEPVPSDSVAFEEADVIFYNGYNLEPGLIKLMNAAGIKAQKIAVGEAVKPLDFNYKGQKAPDPHVWGDAKNGIIMVNKIRDELIKISPEDESTFKQNAAILNANLERLDSWIKQQITTIPDNQRNLVTTHDAFQYYTKAYGLTMTGTLIGISTEEQPSAQTVKNLAEVIKKTKVPAIFAETTINPTLIKTVAEEAGVKLAPKPLYSDSIGAPGSEGDSYIKMLVANTNSIVQALGGKAGEFKTN, encoded by the coding sequence ATGAAACTATTACCGCAAAAGCCTTTTAAATTACCTGTTGCTTCACTGGTTTGGGTTATCCTTTTAGGACTGGCAATAACGGGTTGTCAGGGACAAAAATTCCAGGAAATAGCAGAAACGGCTAAACCCAAGGTTGTTTCTACCAGTACCATTATTGCTGATTTAGTAGAACAAATTGGCAAACAAGAGGTTGATAGTCAAGGCATTTTACAACCAGGGGCCGATCCTCATGTTTATGAACCTGTTCCTAGTGATAGTGTAGCATTTGAAGAAGCTGATGTAATTTTTTATAACGGTTACAATTTAGAGCCAGGGTTAATTAAACTGATGAATGCTGCGGGAATAAAAGCCCAAAAAATTGCTGTAGGAGAAGCAGTTAAGCCTTTAGATTTTAATTATAAAGGACAAAAAGCCCCCGATCCTCATGTTTGGGGAGATGCAAAAAATGGGATTATTATGGTTAATAAAATTCGGGATGAACTCATTAAAATTTCTCCTGAAGATGAATCTACTTTTAAACAAAATGCTGCCATATTAAACGCCAATTTAGAACGCTTAGACAGTTGGATAAAACAACAAATTACGACAATTCCTGACAATCAAAGAAACTTAGTAACGACCCATGATGCCTTTCAATATTATACAAAAGCTTATGGATTAACCATGACAGGGACATTAATTGGCATTAGTACAGAAGAACAACCAAGCGCACAAACCGTTAAAAATTTAGCAGAAGTGATTAAAAAAACTAAAGTTCCTGCTATTTTTGCAGAAACGACAATTAATCCTACCTTGATTAAAACCGTTGCTGAAGAAGCAGGGGTAAAATTAGCCCCTAAACCCTTATATTCTGACTCCATTGGTGCGCCAGGAAGTGAGGGAGATAGTTACATTAAAATGTTAGTGGCTAATACTAATAGTATTGTCCAAGCATTAGGAGGAAAAGCCGGAGAGTTTAAAACCAATTAA
- a CDS encoding metal ABC transporter ATP-binding protein: MQDQEIAISHLGVYYRNLEALRDINVKIQPGRLTGIIGPNGAGKSTLMKGMLGLIPVTQGTVTYQERPFASQLEKVAYVPQRSQIDWTYPATVWDVVMMGRVRQTGWFRRFSAYSRRMGLEALERVDMDAYIKRPIGELSGGQQQRVFLARSLAQDAEIFLFDEPFVGVDQKTENILFSIFRELVANGKIVLVVNHDLGESITHFDDLILLNKEVIAAGKRQFVLKENYLTQAYSGKVAFFKPKAA; this comes from the coding sequence ATGCAGGATCAGGAAATTGCCATCAGTCATTTAGGGGTTTATTACCGTAATTTAGAGGCGTTACGGGACATCAACGTTAAGATCCAACCAGGAAGATTAACAGGTATTATTGGCCCCAACGGTGCGGGGAAAAGTACCTTAATGAAAGGGATGTTAGGGTTAATTCCGGTGACTCAGGGAACAGTGACATATCAGGAGCGGCCCTTTGCGTCACAATTAGAAAAAGTGGCTTATGTTCCTCAGCGATCGCAAATTGACTGGACTTATCCAGCGACGGTTTGGGATGTGGTAATGATGGGAAGGGTGCGTCAAACAGGTTGGTTTCGACGGTTTTCGGCCTATAGTCGTCGTATGGGTTTAGAAGCGTTGGAAAGGGTAGATATGGACGCTTATATTAAACGTCCCATTGGAGAACTTTCGGGAGGACAACAACAGAGGGTATTTTTAGCGAGATCCTTGGCCCAAGATGCAGAAATTTTCCTTTTTGATGAACCGTTTGTTGGGGTAGATCAAAAGACAGAAAATATTTTATTTAGTATTTTTCGGGAATTAGTTGCTAACGGCAAAATTGTCTTAGTCGTCAATCATGATTTAGGAGAATCAATTACTCATTTTGATGATTTAATTTTATTGAATAAAGAAGTGATTGCAGCAGGAAAACGACAATTTGTCTTAAAAGAAAACTATTTGACTCAAGCCTATAGTGGTAAAGTAGCATTTTTTAAACCTAAAGCTGCTTAG
- a CDS encoding EAL domain-containing protein, which translates to MNYFTDTETLNLLTAKTELQKAIDHEEFVLYYQPQIKIETGELSGIEALVRWNHPDFGLISPDKFIPLAEQTYLIGSLGQWILNTACCQNQAWQNLGLPPLIISVNLSAYQLESPSLGKIVKKVLKETRLEPQWLEFEITEEAILSNPEMAHQALLDLKQIGVHLSLDDFGSGYSSLSYLSKFPFGTLKIAQSCIENLTEDYQAISLISVIISLGKMLDMRVIAEGVETQKQLDILRNLDCREVQGYLLSQPLTQEEATSFLALYYGF; encoded by the coding sequence ATGAATTATTTTACAGACACTGAAACCTTAAATTTATTAACAGCGAAAACGGAATTACAAAAAGCAATTGATCATGAAGAATTTGTTCTTTACTATCAGCCTCAAATTAAAATTGAGACGGGAGAATTGTCTGGAATTGAAGCTCTTGTCCGTTGGAATCACCCGGATTTTGGTCTAATTTCTCCTGATAAATTTATTCCTCTAGCTGAACAAACCTATTTAATCGGTTCTCTTGGCCAATGGATTTTGAATACTGCCTGTTGTCAAAATCAAGCCTGGCAAAATTTAGGCTTACCTCCCTTGATTATATCGGTTAATCTTTCTGCATACCAGTTAGAATCTCCCAGTTTAGGAAAAATAGTAAAAAAAGTCTTGAAAGAAACAAGATTAGAACCTCAATGGTTAGAATTTGAAATTACAGAGGAAGCGATTTTATCTAATCCAGAAATGGCTCATCAAGCTTTACTTGATTTGAAACAAATTGGTGTTCATTTGTCTTTAGATGATTTTGGTAGTGGCTATTCTTCTCTTAGTTATCTTTCAAAATTTCCTTTTGGTACCTTGAAAATTGCTCAGTCTTGCATTGAAAACCTCACGGAAGATTATCAAGCTATTTCCTTAATTTCGGTTATTATATCTTTAGGAAAAATGTTAGATATGAGAGTCATAGCAGAAGGGGTAGAAACACAGAAACAACTCGATATATTACGTAATTTAGATTGTCGAGAGGTACAAGGATATTTATTAAGTCAACCCTTAACTCAGGAAGAAGCTACTAGCTTTTTAGCTTTATATTACGGTTTCTAG